CCGTGTAGAGTGAATCTGCTCCGAGCCTGGCGCCACAAAAGCTCTTGGGGCGCTGCGCAGGTTACCTCTGCGCCTGGGGAGCCCAAAGCTTGAGGCTGGTTACTCCGTTCTCCAGGTAACAACAAATCCAGGAGCACAAAGATACCAAGAAACATACGGCGATATATTCGTGCTGCAGCTCAGAGCTGTTGGGAAGCACGTTGTGCAGTGGGGGCCGCGTTCCCTTCAGTACCAGCCCAGCAGCGGAGCTGCCGTGGGCACCATCTTCTGGTGCCCGCGGTACCCCTGTTCCCATGGCTCCGTGTCCTGTTggcacctccctgcctgcagacAACCCCCGGTCACCGCCCTGGCATCAAACCCCGTAGGGGAGCAGCTTCGGTGGGAAGCAGAAAAACACTTTATCCAACATTTCCTGCTCATCACCCAGCACGAGGAGGGATCTCGGTGGCTCTGCATCTGTGGGTGGACGCCGGCCTGGGCTGCGTGCCGAGGCGGGTTCCTGCTCATCCTTTCCTCTCCGCAGGTCACACATCTGTGCTGGGTTCCTGGGGGGCCTTACGTCGTCCAGACCTCAGAGGATAAAACGATCAGGTAAATTGTACACGCGGCCGCAGAGAAGGGAGTTACAGCCTGGGGGCACGTGGGGATTATGGCCGATGCCAGTGCACAAGGGGCTGTTTCTTTGGTTGTTTGTCCACCGCCTGGTCTCCTGTACCCTGCTGGGGTGGCTGGAAGCCACCCTCCAGCTCACCGGGGTCTTGGAGCGTGGTCTCTTGCCAGGGGAGGACAGTATGGGGACACCGGTGGCTGtaagcagcagtgggaggtgaCTGCAGgtaaaaatgagaatttattaaaaagaaatctcagcaCAGCTGCTCTGGCTGGAGATTGATCCGGGAGAGGGAAGTGCAGGGATGGGAGCTCGGCTTGctgggggggagggatgggggctgccccgggggatGGCAGCGGGAGGGCACCAAGGGAAGCCCATCCTGGCACGGCGGCGTTGGGAGTCCTCCTTCGCCactcctgctccttgcagggtCTGGGACAGCCGGCAGCTGCAGGTGGCACACgccttcccagcccagcagcacatTCAGACCAGCTGCGACGTGAGCCCGGACGGGCGGCTCTGCCTCAGCACCAGCAGCGGCTGCGCGGGGGAGGGCGGCGAGGCCACCGTGAGTCTGATGGGCACCACGTCctgctttttctggtttgttttctcaaATGTCCGCAGCGTACAGTGGAAAGCAACAGATCGGTGCTCCAAGGATCTGCTTGCTCCCACTGCGTTGGCCTTATGCTGGTGTCTTCCTGCCTGTCCCTTTGGCGAGTCTTCTGCTCAGAGAATATCTAAGCAGGTGTTCTTCCTGATTAAAGCACTGGGATTTAGTGCCAGTAACGGCATGAGCACGAGGTTCTTGCAGAAAGCCCCGTGCTGGAGGAGTTTCCAAAGCAGGGATTCGGCCCTGCGTGTGAGCAGCAGGCGCATGGGACCATCCCATcccaggggagcggggctgaggaCGGGAGCTGGAGAGGGGGTTCTCTGCCCGCGCGGCCTGAGCCCATCAGCTCCAATGGGCGCGGAACAGACACTGTCCTGCGCTGAGCAACACAGGGCTAACTTcccttctaatgctggggaaaacttgcacttttggaagactttagtgtctgaattaatgaaaatatttactttatagccagctaggctatgtgggattcaaggtctcggcaTTTTCAAGCcatgccaggtgcagggatgaggaggagcgaggcctgggcacttgacccaagctggccaacaggattatttcataccatgatgATGtaattcgatataaattagaaagttttctgTGTAGTCTGTCTCTCCCTCGATGGCGTTGCTGGGCCCTTGAGTCTTTCCCTTCGTCCCAAAGCCATTGCCAACAGAgttgtcccctgctgggagtacacggcttcctactgatataattggctgagtataattcttgtatgtCTTATATTAGTATTGCGATCAATTCtagttctttattattattgttatagtCTTATCCTATTggatctatttatatttcaaccctcgtgtttccttattttccccgattcatcgggtgatagaatgattgtctaaaCGACAACAAACTgctatgggttttctcaaaccataacagacaCCAACAGTGAAAATCCTTCAGGGTTCAAAGTCCTCcaggactgtgagcatgagcagGGGACAAAGGCAGGAGACGCTATACTCGGAGGGTTGGCGAGGAGCCCTTTATCCAAAACCATCTTCCTTCCTTCATGAAACAGCTCCGTTTTGCAAGTGACGGAAGCAGAGCCTGAGCTCTAAACGCTGCCCGTTGCCTTGCAGCTGTGGGACCTGCGGCAGACGCGGGACCGAGTGCGGGAGTACAAAGGGCATTTCCAGACCACGACCTCCTGCGTCTTCCTTCCCCGGGGCCCAGCGCTCGTCCCCAGCATCGCCACGGCCTCGCGCGACAGCACAGTGAAGGTCTGGGAGCGGGACACTGGAGGTAGGGGAGGGTCCTGCCCACTCCCTGTGCCTCACCCGGGGATAACACAACTGCTTCCTTCGGTTCTGTCTCCCGGTGGTGATGGGCATGacgaatcacagaacgtgttgggtgggaagggacctctaaaggccatctagtccatccccctgcagtcagcagggacatcttcaactagatcaggtcgctcagagcctcatccagcctggccttgaatgtctccagggatggggcctccaccccctctctgggcaacctgggccagtgtctcaccaccctcagtgtaaagaacttcttcctcatggctaatctaaccctgccctgctccagtttaaaccattgcccctcgtcctagcGCTACACACCCTGACAAAGCCTGAAATCTCTGGGTTTTGCTCTAatccagctgcagggcagggcggtgcccacgtggccaagaaggccagctgcatcctggcctgtatcagccatagtgtggccagcaggactggggcagtgactgtccccctgtactgggcactggtgaggccccacctcgagtgctgtgttcaattttgggcccctcactccaagaaagacactgaggggctggagcaggcccagagaagggcaacggagctggtgaggcgtctggagcacaagccttgtgaggagcggctgagggagctgggggtgttcagcctggagaagaggaggctgaggggagaccttctcgctctccacagctccctgaaaggagggggcagccagggggggtcggtctcttctcccaaggaacaggcgatgggacaagaggaaatggcctgaagttatgccaggggaggtttgggatggatgttaggaaaaatttcttcaccgaaagagtcgtcaagcattggaacaggctgctcacggcagtggtggagtcgccatccctggagggatttaaaagccgggcagacgtggtgctgagggacatgggtcagtggtggttttggcagtgttgggttgatggttggactcgatgatctcaaaggtcccttccaacctagacgattccaTGATTTTGTGATTCTCTATGCCCCAGAGCAACCCCAGGGGCTTCTGCTTCCCCTCCAGCGAAGGAGGTTGGTTGGGCGCATAACGTCGGAGATGACGAGTGCCCTTCCCAAACTAAAAGGAAGCAATGACAGGATGGCTTTTAAAGATCCATCCAAGGTCAGCAATGAAAAGACAAATGATAAAAATCGAGAAGAACAGGGGAACTCCAGGGCTTTCCGCAGATACGAGTGGGAAGTTGTAAAGAATAGAAGTTGTGCTGGAGGATggagggctggtggcagctgccCTTGCTCTGGTTGTCCCCTCGAAGGCGAATCACGGGCATTTCGGGGCCAACCCTGCGTGCTGGGGGACTTGGTGAGGGCCAAGTCCTCACCGCAGCTGGACGCAGAGGCTGTTGCCTGCCAGGCCCTGCCATGGCGACAGGCTGGTAGAGACCTCCTGGGAGGTGGTTCAGGTTCACAGCCGGGCACCAAACGCAGGAGGAGTCGTCAGCGTCAGaccctccccgcagcccagcgcTGCTCCAAATGCACCGATTTAACATGGGATGAAAACAGAAACCTGATGATCTCCCACAGAAAAGCTCTCGCCTTCCATTTCACCGACCTCCTCTTCCACGCCGCGGCCTGGGCACGCCGAGGCGGCTGCGGGGTCGGCAGCAGCTTTGTTTTGCTCCTGTTGCCTTCAAGTGGCGACCTCCACAGCCGTCAGCCTTAACTCAGGTGTTCTCTGAGGGGTGTAAGTCACCGCGAGTTGCCTGTACGTCCGTGTCCACCGCGGCTCTATCAGCAGCTCGGGGGTTGGTGTCTCTGCACAAATGCTGCCTCGGGGTATTTTTTAATAATAGACACAAACAGAAGGGCCGATGTGGTGCTGGATGTTGTAATTCTTATTTCTGCTTCTCATTTGGTGGTTTATCAAAACTGCACGGCGAGTGTAGCACAGCCCCTGGGGAGAACTTTTCTGGACCGTAAGCATtgtgggaaaaaaaggcaggttgGGAATGCCTCCCTGCGAGCCCAGTGGGgtctgtccatccatccgtctgtccgtccatccctccctccctccctgtctgctctccagggaaggggcaggccCAACCTCAGCCTGGCTCCATGTTAGCTGGGCAATGCACAGATGCCCCGTGGGACTGTCGGGAGTGGCACGTCTCTCTTCCAGAGGGCACATCCCGCTGCCTTTGGACGCAGGGATGGGGTGCAGCTCACCCACCTCGGGCTGAGCCAGAGGGCGGGAGGTTGGTGTGGTCACATCTCACCTCAGCAAACCAAGTGTCGCGGGTGActtttccctccccagcctgcctggccACCTTGTGCCTCGAGGGATCGGGACCGCTGGCCTCGCTGGCCGTCTGCGACAGCTCCACGCTGCTCTGCGCCAGTTCTAACTCCGGAATTCACGTGCTCCAGATGAGTGACCAcacggagctggggctggaggaggtggcagtgTTCTGACCATAGTGAACTTTCCGTGACACGGGGCAGGGAGTGCTCAGCCTCCTTCCCCTTGCTCCAGGTGGATGGAGCTGAACACGGTGCGACAGAAACCCTGCAGGGGGATTTACACCCCAGGAACAGCGCGAGTGTAAACGCAGAACAGTCACTGGCATCTGAGATTCCATCCTAAGCCAGCTGGAAACGTGGGAGCCCAGTAGGCAACTGCTGGGCCAGGATTGTCCCGTGAATGGCCACCTGATGAGAAACGCCTTGTCTTGGCTGTGCAGCTGGGGGTCCCCCGCACAGCTGCCAGGCTCGGGTGGGCCCTTTAGGTGACACTTCAGGAGATGCTTAACCAGCTTGAGCAGGCGTAGCT
The genomic region above belongs to Larus michahellis chromosome 15, bLarMic1.1, whole genome shotgun sequence and contains:
- the WDR31 gene encoding WD repeat-containing protein 31; the encoded protein is MGKLQSKISFHPAKYRADGSVEETGPVRAARQLGPVHTDAVAAVAALTPDLCVSGGRDKSVAVCRWRSGAALQRFVGHQREVTKVTSARDSNRVFSASRDKTVMMWELHRTSGPSQRFPGHDLVVTGLAVSPDASQLCTGSRDNTVCKWDIETGECLGRAAISRNLVTHLCWVPGGPYVVQTSEDKTIRVWDSRQLQVAHAFPAQQHIQTSCDVSPDGRLCLSTSSGCAGEGGEATLWDLRQTRDRVREYKGHFQTTTSCVFLPRGPALVPSIATASRDSTVKVWERDTGACLATLCLEGSGPLASLAVCDSSTLLCASSNSGIHVLQMSDHTELGLEEVAVF